In the Capra hircus breed San Clemente unplaced genomic scaffold, ASM170441v1, whole genome shotgun sequence genome, one interval contains:
- the LOC108634507 gene encoding uncharacterized protein LOC108634507 encodes MEILDEFDREFPQTVTFCQLISEEDFERQAAACTERALRRLFRSLDRNPALAERVVRKGKQAECERRGLLSFLWVRPAGRGRGRGVGGGRGRRRGGFPEAAAQASGFLRAALPAALAGQGVACGPGGAELL; translated from the coding sequence ATGGAGATTCTGGACGAGTTCGACCGCGAGTTCCCCCAGACTGTGACCTTCTGCCAGCTCATCTCCGAGGAGGACTTCGAGAGGCAGGCGGCGGCCTGCACGGAGCGCGCGCTGCGCCGCCTCTTCCGCAGTCTCGACCGCAACCCGGCGCTGGCCGAGCGCGTGGTGCGCAAGGGCAAGCAAGCCGAGTGCGAGCGGCGCgggctcctctccttcctctgggtGCGGCCGGCCGGGCGAGGTCGGGggcgcggggtggggggcggccgGGGGCGCCGGCGTGGGGGCTTCCCGGAGGCGGCGGCTCAGGCGTCTGGCTTCCTCCGCGCCGCCTTGCCCGCGGCCCTCGCAGGCCAAGGCGTCGCGTGCGGTCCAGGGGGAGCTGAACTGCTGTAA
- the SDF2L1 gene encoding stromal cell-derived factor 2-like protein 1, protein MWSSGRGRAAGPALLGLLLALSLSGGRAAKTDAGLVTCGSVLKLFNTQHRVRLHSHDIKYGSGSGQQSVTGVEASDDANSYWRIRGDTEGGCPRGSPVRCGQAVRLTHVLTGKNLHTHHFPSPLTNNQEVSAFGEDGEGDDLDLWTVRCSGLHWEREAAVRFQHVGTSVFLSVTGEQYGSPIRGQHEVHGMASASAHNKWKAMEGVFIKPSPEAPGGHDEL, encoded by the exons ATGTGGAGCTCGGGCCGCGGTCGAGCTGCGGGCCCGGCGCTGCTGGGGCTACTGCTGGCCCTCTCGCTGTCGGGGGGCCGTGCCGCCAAGACCGACGCGGGGCTCGTGACCTGCGGGTCGGTGCTGAAGCTGTTCAACACGCAGCACCGGGTGCGGCTGCACTCGCACGACATCAAATACGGATCCG GCAGCGGCCAGCAGTCGGTGACCGGCGTGGAGGCGTCCGACGACGCCAACAGCTACTGGCGAATCCGCGGCGACACGGAGGGAGGGTGTCCGCGCGGGTCCCCGGTGCGCTGCGGGCAGGCGGTGCGGCTGACGCACGTGCTTACCGGCAAGAACCTGCACACGCACCACTTCCCGTCGCCGCTGACCAACAACCAG GAGGTGAGCGCCTTTGGGGAGGACGGCGAGGGGGACGACCTGGACCTGTGGACCGTGCGCTGCTCAGGGCTGCACTGGGAGCGAGAGGCCGCCGTGCGCTTCCAGCACGTGGGCACCTCCGTGTTCCTGTCGGTCACTGGCGAGCAGTACGGGAGCCCAATCCGGGGACAGCATGAGGTGCATGGCATGGCCAGTGCCAGCGCCCACAATAAGTGGAAGGCCATGGAAGGCGTCTTCATCAAGCCCAGCCCGgaggcccctgggggccacgaTGAGCTCTGA
- the CCDC116 gene encoding coiled-coil domain-containing protein 116 — MASCRHHSGYLADDEAGHPTYVARVQPPKKSLFSEMGHASKPGYRPHPPSSHDPSGSSGRCRNPKGPRPFKSFLDFLVEGQVLESLQTVVEEATERMATVKTEAGVPLVEVQDPVEVPRGRRRARARPSLSTLRRHRARPGLCVGRPNNYPSRSSSMSDSRSSCTAANWPGCHSRDSDLGSRGLGRLPPVSDQLLLEKSLRRLLQLESRGRGLGQPSSHGDSLLWDSLDSQTSSQWTVQQPLSWFSGPLGSSWDTHESSELGPTERELGFLRRQLNKEMRSLLSQPASFELPGYSALREPHRTLDFLAEHHLFPALQNVVNRAVEKLSGARRRDGGPLFPSEWETARESDSKVATPADGEELYASPPTTASSPRTEQRSSKPKGRGEAKEAGSPVSGPQVATRLRLESPGYKFSKKKPLPSILSRSSSVSQLSDPWHEELVDYLKDQAVSLLIHKYSFERNLTNQLGFISFPVTEVLMDLFLGFKKVKGSRIRLSSTVDWHRLLRRLEEAESSQHSSRLAFRPPDRPTSQLSTPRRGMGTPATPSEVSARGHRIRDKPMGPSCLDVRPQGSRPHPPQEHSRPPEAKWFLSPTKAGVASHPSEQTVDMEDQQNTEEDEEEEEEDEEKEEEDEEEEEDEE; from the exons ATGGCCAGCTGCCGCCACCATTCGGGCTACCTGGCGGACGATGAGGCCGGCCACCCTACCTACGTGGCCCGG GTGCAGCCACCTAAGAAGTCACTGTTCTCAGAAATGGGCCACGCCTCCAAGCCGGGCTACAGGCCACACCCGCCTTCCTCGCATGACCCCTCTGGCAGTTCAGGCCGCTGCAGAAACCCCAAGGGCCCTCGACCCTTTAAGAGCTTCCTGGATTTCCTTGTCGAGGGTCAGGTGCTGGAAAGCCTGCAGACGGTGGTGGAGGAGGCAACGGAGCGCATGGCCACCGTGAAGACCGAGGCGGGGGTGCCGCTGGTGGAAGTGCAGGACCCCGTGGAGGTGCCGCGGGGCCGGCGCCGGGCACGGGCCCGGCCCAGCCTCAGCACCCTGCGCCGGCACCGCGCCCGGCCCGGCCTCTGCGTGGGGCGCCCCAACAATTACCCCTCACGCTCCAGCTCCATGTCCGACTCCCGCAGCAGCTGCACAGCTGCCAACTGGCCAGGATGCCACAGCCGGGACAGCGACCTGGGCTCCCGGGGCCTGGGCCGACTGCCACCCGTGTCGGACCAACTCCTGTTGGAGAAGAGCCTCAGACGGCTGCTGCAGCTGGAGAGCCGCGGG AGAGGCCTGGGGCAGCCCTCCTCCCACGGGGACTCGCTGCTGTGGGACTCGCTGGACAGCCAGACCAGCAGCCAGTGGACCGTACAGCAGCCCCTGTCGTGGTTCTCAGGCCCGCTGGGCTCGAGCTGGGACACGCACGAATCCTCAGAGCTGGGGCCCACGGAGCGCGAGCTGGGCTTCCTCAGGCGGCAGCTGAACAAGGAGATGAGATCCCTGCTGAGCCAGCCGGCGTCGTTTGAGCTGCCTGGCTACTCTGCGCTCCGCGAGCCCCATCGGACGCTGGACTTCCTGGCCGAGCACCACCTCTTCCCCGCCCTGCAGAACGTGGTCAACCGGGCCGTGGAGAAGCTCAGCGGCGCCCGCCGCCGCGACGGCGGCCCGCTCTTCCCGTCGGAATGGGAGACAGCCCGGGAGTCCGACTCCAAGGTGGCCACGCCCGCGGACGGGGAGGAGCTCTACGCGTCACCGCCCACCACGGCCTCCAGCCCCCGGACCGAGCAAAGGAGCAGCAAGCCCAAGGGTCGCGGCGAGGCCAAGGAAGCCGGCTCTCCGGTGTCTGGCCCTCAAGTGGCCACCAGGCTCCGGCTGGAG AGCCCCGGCTACAAGTTCAGCAAGAAGAAGCCGCTGCCCTCCATCCTGTCCAGGTCCAGCAGTGTGTCCCAGCTCTCAGACCCCTGGCACGAGGAGCTCGTTGACTACCTGAAGGATCAGGCTGTGTCCCTGCTCATCCACAAGTACAGCTTCGAGAGGAATCTCACCAACCAGCTGGGCTTCATCTCCTTCCCGGTCACCGAGGTGCTCATGGACCTCTTCCTGGGCTTCAAGAAAGTGAAGGGCTCACGCATCCGCCTGTCCTCCACGGTCGACTGGCACCGCCTGCTGCGCCGGCTGGAGGAGGCCGAGTCCAGCCAGCACTCGTCCCGGCTGGCGTTCCGGCCCCCCGACCGACCCACCTCCCAGCTCAGCACCCCTCGGCGAGGCATGGGGACCCCCGCCACACCCTCCGAGGTCTCCGCCAGGGGCCACAGGATCCGGGACAAGCCCATGGGGCCCTCCTGCCTCGACGTGAGGCCCCAGGGCTCCCGGCCACATCCCCCACAGGAGCACTCCAGGCCCCCGGAGGCCAAGTGGTTCCTGTCCCCCACCAAGGCCGGCGTGGCCTCCCATCCATCCGAGCAGACAGTGGACATGGAGGACCAGCAGAACACTGAGGaggatgaagaggaggaggaggaagacgaggagaaggaggaggaagacgaggaggaggaggaagacgaggag
- the YDJC gene encoding carbohydrate deacetylase: MARLRVRMVVTADDFGYCPRRDEGIVEAFLAGAVTSVSLLVNGSAAESAAELARRHQIPTGLHANLSEGRPVGPARHGASSLIGSEGFFLGKMGFRRAVAAGEVILAQVREELEAQLSRFRELLGRDPTHVDGHQHVHVLPGVCRVFAEALQACGVRFTRLPLERGVDGCAWLEAPARAFAGAVEQDARAAIGPFVHHGLRWTDVFVGLSTCGRNMSTHRVLEALTRALEGTPTGQAVTAELMAHPGYPSVPPLGGCGEGPDAFSCSSDRLHELRVLTAPALRAQLARDGVQLCTLEDLDRKRPREGAPSKAARETLLEPSPP; encoded by the exons ATGGCCCGGCTTCGCGTGCGGATGGTGGTCACGGCAGACGACTTTGGCTACTGCCCGCGGCGCGACGAGGGTATCGTGGAAGCCTTCCTGGCCGGGGCTGTGACCAGCGTGTCCCTGCTGGTCAACGGTTCGGCCGCCGAGAGCGCGGCTGAACTGGCCCGCAG GCACCAGATCCCCACGGGCCTCCACGCCAACCTGTCCGAGGGCCGCCCCGTGGGCCCGGCCCGGCACGGCGCCTCTTCGCTGATCGGCTCCGAGGGCTTCTTCCTCGGCAAGATGGGATTCCGGCGGGCGGTGGCGGCTGGAGAAGTGATCTTGGCCCAG GTGCGAGAAGAGCTGGAGGCCCAGCTGAGCCGCTTCCGGGAGTTACTGGGCAGGGACCCTACTCACGTGGACGGCCACCAGCACGTGCACGTGCTCCCAG GCGTGTGCCGGGTGTTCGCGGAAGCCCTGCAGGCCTGCGGAGTGCGCTTCACTAGGCTGCCACTGGAGCGCGGGGTGGACGGCTGCGCGTGGCTGGAGGCCCCAGCGCGCGCCTTTGCCGGCGCCGTGGAGCAAGACGCCCGCGCCGCCATCGGTCCCTTTGTCCACCATGGCCTTCG GTGGACCGACGTCTTCGTGGGCTTGAGCACCTGCGGCCGGAACATGTCCACGCACAGAGTGCTGGAGGCACTGACTCGGGCCCTGGAAGGCACGCCCACTGGCCAGGCAGTGACGGCCGAGCTGATGGCACACCCCGGCTACCCGAGTGTGCCTCCACTTGGGGGCTGCGGGGAGGGCCCCGACGCCTTCTCCTGCTCTTCGGATCGCCTGCATGAGCTGCGTGTCCTCACGGCGCCCGCACTGCGGGCTCAGCTTGCCCGGGATGGCGTGCAGCTCTGCACCCTGGAAGACCTAGACCGaaagaggcccagagaaggggccCCCAGCAAAGCCGCTCGGGAAACCCTTCTGGAGCCCTCCCCACCGTGA